Proteins encoded by one window of Micromonospora coxensis:
- a CDS encoding LLM class flavin-dependent oxidoreductase, which translates to MRIGIVILPDQRWSQSQRRWRQVEEWGFDHAWTYDHLGWRDLVDGPWFDSMATLTAAATVTSRIRLGTLVASPNFRHPAAFARQVTALDDISAGRVLLGLGAGGIGFDSAVLGGETLPPRQRVDRFAEFTELLDLILRQDGATWRGEWFSAVDARNNPGCVQQPRVPFVMAANGPRSMRLVARFGQGWVTTGTGEEDLAGWWDGVAAVCARLDDTLAAAGRDPATLDRYLSLDSAPVFSLSSADFFAEQVARAAALGFTDVVTHWPRASSWYAGDEAVLVDVATRLLPELRSA; encoded by the coding sequence ATGCGGATTGGCATCGTGATCCTGCCCGACCAGCGCTGGTCGCAGTCGCAGCGGCGGTGGCGGCAGGTGGAGGAGTGGGGCTTCGACCACGCCTGGACGTACGACCACCTGGGCTGGCGCGATCTGGTCGACGGCCCATGGTTCGACTCCATGGCCACGCTGACCGCCGCCGCGACGGTGACCTCGCGGATCCGGCTCGGCACGCTTGTCGCCTCGCCGAACTTCCGGCACCCGGCGGCCTTCGCCCGGCAGGTCACCGCCCTGGACGACATCTCCGCCGGCCGGGTCCTGCTCGGGCTCGGGGCCGGCGGCATCGGCTTCGACTCCGCCGTGCTCGGCGGCGAGACCCTGCCGCCCCGGCAGCGGGTGGACCGGTTCGCCGAGTTCACCGAGCTGCTCGACCTGATCCTGCGCCAGGACGGCGCCACCTGGCGGGGTGAGTGGTTCAGCGCGGTGGACGCCCGCAACAACCCCGGCTGCGTCCAGCAGCCCCGGGTGCCGTTCGTGATGGCGGCGAACGGCCCGCGCTCGATGCGCCTGGTCGCCCGCTTCGGTCAGGGCTGGGTCACCACCGGCACCGGCGAGGAGGACCTGGCGGGCTGGTGGGACGGGGTCGCGGCGGTGTGCGCCCGGCTCGACGACACCCTGGCGGCGGCCGGCCGGGACCCGGCCACCCTGGACCGGTACCTGTCGCTGGACTCGGCGCCGGTCTTCTCCCTGAGCAGCGCCGACTTCTTCGCCGAGCAGGTCGCCCGGGCGGCGGCCCTCGGCTTCACCGACGTCGTCACGCACTGGCCCCGTGCCAGCAGCTGGTACGCCGGCGACGAGGCGGTGCTGGTCGACGTGGCGACGCGGCTGCTGCCGGAGCTGCGCTCCGCCTGA
- a CDS encoding ASCH domain-containing protein, whose protein sequence is MWPRIGGLRTLDLGTPGELRARLNTLVLAGVKTATAGLVTEYAEEGEELEHVGERLALVDDDDRLVGVVEVTAVETVRLADVSWEFARAEGEGDRSIAEWREGHAAYWARVGTPVTDDSEIVCLRFRLVSAGDGGITTGDLGT, encoded by the coding sequence ATGTGGCCTCGGATCGGTGGACTCCGCACGCTCGACCTCGGCACCCCGGGTGAGCTGCGCGCCAGGCTCAACACGCTGGTGCTGGCCGGGGTGAAGACCGCCACCGCCGGCCTGGTCACCGAGTACGCCGAGGAGGGCGAGGAGCTGGAGCACGTCGGCGAGCGGCTGGCCCTGGTCGACGACGACGACCGGCTGGTCGGGGTCGTCGAGGTCACCGCTGTCGAGACCGTGCGCCTCGCCGACGTCAGCTGGGAGTTCGCCCGCGCCGAGGGGGAGGGCGACCGCTCGATCGCCGAGTGGCGGGAGGGGCACGCCGCCTACTGGGCGCGGGTCGGCACCCCGGTCACCGACGACAGCGAGATCGTCTGCCTCCGCTTCCGGCTGGTCTCCGCCGGCGACGGCGGCATCACCACCGGAGACCTCGGCACCTGA